One part of the Streptomyces sp. AM 2-1-1 genome encodes these proteins:
- a CDS encoding AAA family ATPase — protein MSGYERAGDAATTGRAPDDGAGPGHRPAGRPAGGGARGREEPDGTGTDAGAPVIRPHAEDAFADELKALAAADDRPRPARWRLSPWAVATYLLGGTLPDGTVITPKYVGPRRLVEVAVTTLATDRALLLLGVPGTAKTWVSEHLAAAVSGDSTLLVQGTAGTPEEAIRYGWNYAQLLTRGPSRAALVPSPLMRAMAEGLTARVEELTRIPADVQDALITILSEKTLPVPELGQEVQAVRGFNVIATANDRDRGVNELSSALRRRFNTVVLPLPATAEEEVDIVARRVDQLGRSLDLPAAPEGLTEIRRVVTVFRELRDGVTTDGRNRVKSPSGTLSTAEAISVVTHGLSLAAHFGDGTLRPGDVAAGILGAVVRDPVADRAVWQEYLETVVRERDGWKDFYRACREVAP, from the coding sequence ATGAGCGGGTACGAACGAGCCGGGGACGCCGCGACCACCGGGCGCGCGCCGGACGACGGCGCGGGGCCCGGCCACCGGCCGGCCGGCCGGCCGGCGGGCGGCGGTGCTCGCGGCCGGGAGGAGCCGGACGGCACCGGGACGGACGCCGGTGCGCCGGTGATCCGGCCGCACGCCGAGGACGCGTTCGCCGACGAGCTCAAGGCGCTCGCCGCCGCCGACGACCGCCCCCGGCCCGCCCGTTGGCGCCTCTCGCCGTGGGCCGTCGCCACCTACCTCCTCGGCGGGACCCTCCCGGACGGCACGGTGATCACCCCCAAGTACGTGGGTCCGCGCCGGCTCGTCGAGGTCGCCGTGACCACCCTCGCCACCGACCGCGCCCTGCTGCTCCTCGGGGTCCCCGGCACCGCCAAGACGTGGGTCTCCGAGCACCTCGCGGCGGCCGTCAGCGGGGACTCGACCCTCCTCGTCCAGGGCACCGCGGGCACGCCCGAGGAAGCGATCCGCTACGGCTGGAACTACGCACAGTTGCTCACCCGGGGCCCGAGCCGGGCCGCCCTGGTGCCCAGCCCGCTGATGCGCGCCATGGCGGAAGGGCTGACCGCCCGGGTGGAGGAGCTGACCCGCATCCCGGCCGACGTCCAGGACGCGCTCATCACGATCCTCTCGGAGAAAACCCTCCCCGTCCCCGAGCTCGGCCAGGAGGTCCAAGCGGTGCGCGGCTTCAACGTCATCGCCACCGCCAACGACCGCGACCGGGGCGTCAACGAGCTGTCGAGCGCGCTGCGCCGCCGCTTCAACACCGTCGTCCTGCCGCTCCCGGCGACCGCCGAGGAGGAGGTGGACATCGTGGCGCGGCGGGTCGACCAGCTCGGCCGTTCCCTGGACCTGCCGGCCGCCCCCGAGGGGCTGACCGAGATACGGCGCGTCGTCACCGTCTTCCGTGAACTCCGCGACGGTGTCACCACCGACGGGCGGAACCGGGTCAAGTCCCCCTCGGGGACGCTCTCGACCGCCGAGGCGATCTCCGTCGTCACCCACGGCCTCTCCCTCGCCGCGCACTTCGGCGACGGCACCCTGCGTCCCGGGGACGTGGCCGCCGGGATCCTCGGTGCCGTCGTCCGGGACCCGGTGGCCGACCGCGCCGTCTGGCAGGAGTACCTGGAGACCGTCGTCCGCGAACGGGACGGCTGGAAGGACTTCTACCGCGCCTGCCGCGAGGTCGCGCCGTGA